A single window of Nicotiana tomentosiformis chromosome 1, ASM39032v3, whole genome shotgun sequence DNA harbors:
- the LOC138908417 gene encoding uncharacterized protein, translating to MTFVSNGSIRYPCSRCRNISGFLEPHDVRAHLYKYGFMPNYYQWESHGESFISISRPQPSRNTEKEIGPEITTENSYRTMVLDAIGHSFNFESDGFNLDGEEEQPPNRNAQEFFDMLKASEEPLFDGCVNHSTLSAVCRLLNIKSEFNMSDNCYNQILLFLKELLPEDAKLPNDYYRTKQMVAKLELGYEKIDVCKTDCILYYKGNKDKVNCPKCGQPRYKPKRGGNGRQKDVAYKVLRYFPITPRLQRLYMSTKTAKNMIWHWKSRREPGGMSHPSDGEAWKKFDQCHSGFAAEPRNIRLGLAADGFSPYGQMAHPYSCWPVIITPYNLPPEMCMSSPYMFLSLLIPGPKGPGKNIDLYLQPLIDELK from the coding sequence ATGACTTTCGTTTCTAATGGGAGTATAAGGTATCCATGTTCAAGATGTAGAAACATTAGTGGGTTTCTTGAACCTCATGATGTTAGAGCACATCTGTACAAGTATGGTTTCATGCCTAACTATTATCAATGGGAATCACATGGAGAGTCTTTTATATCAATTTCTAGACCTCAACCTAGTAGGAATACAGAAAAAGAAATAGGTCCTGAGATAACAACAGAAAATTCGTATCGCACTATGGTATTGGATGCAATTGGTCATAGTTTCAACTTTGAAAGTGATGGATTTAATTTGGATGGTGAAGAAGAACAGCCTCCTAATCGAAATGCTCAAGAATTTTTTGATATGCTAAAAGCTTCAGAAGAGCCATTGTTTGATGGATGTGTTAATCATTCTACGTTGTCAGCGGTCTGCAGGCTACTGAACATTAAGTCCGAGTTTAACATGAGTGACAATTGCTATAACCAAATTTTGCTATTTCTGAAGGAGCTCTTACCTGAAGATGCTAAGTTACCTAACGATTACTACAGGACTAAACAAATGGTTGCAAAACTTGAGCTAGGATATGAAAAGATAGATGTATGCAAGACAGATTGTATCCTATATTACAAGGGTAATAAAGATAAAGTGAATTGTCCAAAGTGTGGACAACCACGTTATAAGCCTAAGAGAGGAGGCAATGGAAGGCAAAAAGATGTTGCATATAAAGTACTACGTTATTTTCCTATAACTCCGAGATTACAGAGGTTATATATGTCAACAAAGACTGCTAAAAATATGATATGGCATTGGAAATCTCGTCGAGAACCTGGGGGAATGAGTCATCCAAGTGATGGAGAGGCATGGAAAAAGTTTGACCAGTGCCATTCTGGCTTTGCAGCTGAGCCTCGAAATATTAGGCTTGGACTTGCAGCTGATGGGTTTAGTCCATATGGGCAGATGGCCCATCCTTATTCTTGTTGGCCAGTAATCATTACACCATACAATCTTCCACCTGAAATGTGTATGAGTAGCCCGTACATGTTCTTAAGTCTTCTCATTCCTGGTCCAAAAGGTCCCGGAAAGAATATAGACTTATACTTACAACCTCTTATTGATGAATTGAAGTAA
- the LOC138908412 gene encoding uncharacterized protein, with product MRAALMWTLNDFPAYGMLFGWSTHGHLACPCCMGKSKAFHLKDGRKALFFGCHRQFLPIGHSFRRDKKSFLKGRVEHSAPSPRLSSEEVWNKVRDLPNIFDDRASDKLPGFGDQHNWTKQSIFWEFPYWRTNIIRHNLDVMHIEKNMFDNIFNTVMDVKDKTKDNLKARMDVQTFCNRPELELTEHQGKILKPKAAYSLAKEQRKLVCEWVKSLRFPDGYTSNLSRCVDMEDYKLSRMKSHDCHVFLERLLPIAFRDFLPEPIWNALTEISLFFKCLCTTVLKVEDLQKLQESIKITICKIEKIFPPGFFDPMEHLPIHLAYEAIVGGPVQFWWMYPFERSHYFQPNVQTRLNKVTRNDDGDEVDALDGCLSIVLHPGCLSGVKEGRYLTDDEWDAARFIFEDELKRNFENISLKQIDKETNSRFAKWFEIYALNPANNITDERLKDLASGPYKWIETWPQYFTNGYKFDTLTYGSNKSTMNSEYSNPTKKRITLVLFKCDWFDLTLGRGLKVHNHYGLIDINHKKSFLSYAYEPFVLAEQAQQVYFAEYPSKRKDRVDWWAVCKIKARSRIDSPNILYQEDEDLSTVLPNVIDDLDCLRHENGELEVHDIEKETAETERTYDIDAIENDEEIEESDYESDEDEDEEDEQSE from the exons atgCGAGCTGCACTTATGTGGACTCTCAATGACTTCCCAGCTTATGGAATGTTGTTTGGTTGGAGCACCCATGGTCATTTGGCATGCCCTTGTTGTATGGGAAAAAGTAAGGCGTTTCACTTAAAGGATGGAAGAAAAGCTTTATTTTTTGGTTGTCATCGTCAATTTTTGCCAATAGGTCATTCATTTCGTAGGGATAAAAAATCATTTTTAAAAGGAAGAGTTGAGCACTCTGCTCCTTCTCCTAGGTTGTCTAGTGAAGAAGTTTGGAACAAAGTGCGTGACTTACCAAATATTTTCGATGATCGCGCCTCCGATAAGTTGCCAGGATTTGGGGATCAACATAACTGGACAAAACAAAGTATTTTTTGGGAATTTCCATATTGGCGCACGAATATTATTCGGCATAATCTCGATGTGATGCATATCGAGAAAAATATGTTTGATAATATATTCAACACAGTAATGGATGTAAAGGATAAAACGAAGGATAATTTAAAAGCTagaatggatgtgcagactttttGCAATCGTCCCGAGCTTGAATTGACGGAGCATCAAGGGAAAATTTTAAAGCCAAAGGCAGCATATTCATTggcaaaagaacaaagaaagttGGTATGTGAATGGGTGAAAAGCTTAAGGTTTCCAGATGGTTATACTTCCAATTTGTCTAGATGTGTAGACATGGAAGATTATAAATTATCAAGGATGAAGAGCCACGATTGTCATGTATTTCTAGAAAGGTTGCTACCAATTGCATTTCGAGATTTTTTGCCAGAGCCAATTTGGAATGCCTTAACAGAGATTAGCTTATTTTTTAAATGTTTATGTACAACTGTTTTAAAAGTAGAAGATTTACAGAAGCTTCAAGAAAGCATAAAGATAACAATTTGCAAGATAGAGAAAATATTTCCTCCTGGTTTCTTTGATCCCATGGAACATTTGCCGATTCATTTAGCATATGAAGCAATAGTCGGTGGTCCAGTTCAGTTTTGGTGGATGTATCCTTTTGAGCG TTCCCATTATTTCCAGCCTAACGTGCAAACTAGGCTTAATAAAGTTACTCGAAATGATGATGGAGATGAAGTTGATGCACTTGATGGTTGTTTGTCCATCGTTTTGCATCCAGGATGTTTGAGTGGGGTGAAAGAAGGTCGATATTTGACCGATGATGAGTGGGATGCGGCACGGTT TATCTTTGAAGATGAATTGAAAAGGAATTTTGAAAATATTAGCCTCAAGCAAATTGATAAAGAGACAAATAGTAGATTTGCCAAGTGGTTTGAAATTTAT GCTCTTAATCCGGCTAATAACATAACTGATGAGCGGTTGAAAGACTTAGCTTCTGGTCCTTATAAGTGGATTGAAACATGGCCGCAGTATTTCACGAATGGCTATAAGTTCGACACTCTAACATATGGCTCTAACAAATCAACTATGAATAGTG AGTATTCTAATCCGACAAAGAAAAGAATTACTCTTGTGTTATTCAAATGTGATTGGTTTGATCTAACGTTGGGTCGAGGACTGAAGGTCCATAATCATTATGGTCTAATCGATATCAATCATAAAAAAAGTTTCTTGAGCTATGCCTATGAACCTTTTGTGTTGGCTGAACAAGCACAACAAGTATATTTTGCAGAATATCCCAGTAAAAGAAAAGATAGAGTTGATTGGTGGGCAGTGTGCAAAATAAAAGCTAGAAGCCGTATTGATTCTCCAAATATCCTGTACCAAGAAGATGAGGATTTATCCACAGTACTTCCAAATGTCATTGATGATCTTGATTGCTTACGCCATGAAAATGGTGAACTGGAAGTACATGACATTGAAAAAGAGACGGCTGAAACTGAAAGAACATATGATATTGATGCTATTGAAAATGATGAAGAGATAGAAGAATCTGATTATGAAtctgatgaagatgaagatgaagaagatgaaCAAAGTGAATGA
- the LOC104116119 gene encoding transcriptional regulator SUPERMAN-like, protein MNNSSTTHDQEVDQPKLENGVGRSYECVFCKRGFNTAQALGGHMNIHRKDRIRNRPISQSSIINSNNKYDQIQNHIGAAAHLSYRTYFPAHSSTSTTGPVLVDDYNSGLQDNNNNRQCLNLFGDDWRVSLSLEFGAAGHVRETMEKNKGTEDDLDLELRLGHDP, encoded by the coding sequence ATGAATAACTCGTCAACTACTCATGATCAAGAAGTTGACCAGCCAAAATTAGAAAATGGAGTCGGCAGATCTTATGAGTGTGTTTTCTGCAAAAGAGGTTTCAACACAGCCCAAGCTTTAGGTGGCCATATGAATATTCATAGAAAAGACAGAATTAGAAATAGACCAATTAGTCAGAGTTCGATCATCAACTCCAACAATAAGTATGATCAAATCCAGAACCATATTGGGGCGGCAGCCCATTTAAGTTACCGGACATATTTTCCAGCCCATTCTTCTACATCCACTACTGGTCCAGTCTTGGTAGACGATTATAATAGTGGATTGCAAGATAATAACAATAATCGGCAGTGCCTGAATTTGTTTGGAGACGATTGGCGTGTGAGTTTAAGCTTGGAATTTGGTGCAGCTGGGCATGTAAGAGAAACTATGGAAAAGAATAAGGGGACAGAAGATGATTTGGATTTGGAGCTTCGATTAGGCCATGATCCTTAA